From the Drosophila simulans strain w501 chromosome 2L, Prin_Dsim_3.1, whole genome shotgun sequence genome, the window CTCGATATGTTTTTGAGCAGTACCTATGCTATAAGTATtccttattaataaaattattttttaagtctCAATCTAAGCAGTGGCATTccatttaaattccatttaaattgagACTGTCGAAACTGTAAAGTGATATGCAACATATCGGAAATTCGTCAAATGACACACCCATTAAATTTCTCAATTAAATATCTGCTCACATTCATGCAATTCGAGCCCTGCGCCAAGACAATATCCATTCCGCATTATTTTCTCCTACGCAATAGCAGCACAATAAATTGCTCCAGCTTCTCATTGTTAAGCATACATCAAAATAATCAACTATGAAATTCTATCCGCATTCCGATGAACCTGTTTCCCGTACGCATTTTGCCATTATTGTCAACCACATGCCATTTATGCCACTGGGCTTtccataatttatttgcatatatagATACATGTGACTTAATGCCGGAGCCGGGCATTTAATTAAGGCAAATCCGTGGCCATGGAATGTCCTGGTTCACAGTGCCAGTATCACTGCTGCATTTAATAATGTCAATTCCAGTTGACTTGTGTGCGTTGATTTAGTTAAGACTGCCGGCTTTATTTATGCCAATTTACAGATCTGTGGACACCAGGGAATCCTGTGACCGCCGGACCGTGTAGGTCAGTTGGAAGCCCGTTTCAGATCCACTGGACTGCGAATCACTGGCGAATCGCAGGACAAAAGGCGGCCGGGCCACGAGCTCCTGGCCAGCCAATCCATTGCCACAGTAGTAAGTGGCCTGCAGCTCTGGCCTGCCGACCATGTATGCATCGGGTATGCTCACATAGTCAGATACGCGCAACGGTGTCAGCACGGTACTGCGGCAATCGGTGTCATAGGCAGGTCCTGGCTGCTCGGAGTTCGCCTTCGAGAGCTCAAAGTGCGTGATCTTGTAGCTGTTTTGGGGAAAgccaagaaatatttaattgttattatgtttttatagTTAATACGAAATTTATGTGTCCTAACTAGTAACCAAAGGTAAAACATTATTCATTTGTAATGtacaaaaaaagaagtaaaagAAGAAGCAATGATTGACAATTATTAATGTTGACTAGAATACGCGTGAAATATATCTGGAGTGGCCTGACTCACTCACCTTATCTCGTTGTCTGCCGCTCCCTTGACACAAATCGAGTACTTCATGTTGGGCATATAGACGCCACCCGCAAAATTGAAGCTCACTATGCCGCCAGTGGTGGTCCTGTAGTACTGATCACAACCGAGAGGAGCCAGCATCTCCAGATCCGCACTTGAAGGCGATGTGAGAGTTTGGATAAGCTGGGCAGCGGGACCGGAACCCGAGCCGATTCCAGATTGTACGCCGAAGATGGTCCGTGGCAGGAAGTTGCCCAAAAAGGGCATAATCGGTCGAACAGTGGGTGTTTGCACCTCGGGTTGCCTTGTACTTACAGCTCTGACGGAGTCCCTGGGACACTCCAGTTGGGTGAGAGTCAACTGCCAGGTGGACTGCCTGCCGAGGGACGTGGCCAGTCGGAACAGAAGCTGCAGCTCCTGACCCCGGCGAATGGGTATATACAAGTGCTGACCACTGTTGCGACCGCACAGCCGGAAATGCTGTATCTGCAGAAAATCGACGCACTCCAGCACTCCGGAATTGGCATTCAGCTGCGGCTGCGGCAGCTCCAAACGCTCGAAATCAACGCGCACCTGACACACCTGGCCGCTCCACGGCGCCACGCGGTACTGGCAAGTGTCCAACTCGGCCAGCCCACCTGTTCCCGGGCTGCTGAGAACGATGCGTTTCTGGCGGACAGGGCCGCTCCTCGCATTGCAGGCCACCTGGCAGTGGACAGGTGTAAAGACTGGTGCAAGCACGAGTGCAATCATCAGCAGGTGGAAATCCATTTCGGTCCAATTCGTTGGGGGGTACGCGCTTCGATTGGGAAATTTTCGCTGAACAGCGCTTTTATATCAGTTTCTGAGAGCAATTGTATCCATCGGCAGATAACTGCCATTGACACTCGACGATAAGGCCCACAAGATGTTTGCTGGCGATAAAGTATTTGGACAGCGATGCGTCCCTGGAAATTCCATGTCGTGGTTATGAAATTTTTGGTAAACGAAAGCAGAGCCAACCTCGCTGATTCAGCGTTGAGTGCGAAAAGACTGAGCTGCATCTAAGTATTAGGTGTctccaaaatattttaaataaattaaactatttgagtttttaaaaattttcagtCTTGGAATATCAGCGTATAATGGTTACCCGTTTTccctttattttaaattttagtgTATCATTATTGAAGGAATATTTCGAAATTATACTATAAATTCGTATAAATATCGCTCTCCTAGGACTTTTCCCTCAACCCAATTTATTTGGCCCAAGTGGGATTTTCCTTTACTATCTATGTAATAATTATCGAATAAATATTGCGCTGGTGAGACACGCCAGGCATGCAATCTTCCAGTTTGCACCCTCACCTTCCGGCAGATAACATTTGTTCTCTTCGGCTTTAAGCCTTCTCTTCAAATAGGAATTCATTGCCCAAACGTTTTATCAATAAATGCCACAAGGAAGTTTTACGCACATTTTATGATAAAGGTAGAGAGGCGTTTATGGCCCCCTACAACACTTATGAGGTCTCACACCCACACGCACGCAACGAAAAGGACCTCAGCGCacgtaaaacaataaaattcgAGGCATTTATATGAGCATACCTTTGATTGTGTTAAAATGGTGGAGAGCATATGTGGTGCTGCCCCCTGCTGCCAAtttacataatacataatttgCAGCATAGGTTACCATTTTTTCTGCCCgccttataattaaaattaaaagccttGTGCAACATCTATTAAATTTTACGTTTAACGCATATCATGTGACAAAAAATACTGCCGAGCTGGcgttaaaattaaacaaatggccaaataatACTAAAATTGCATGCACAGCGCGATTAACATATCAACAGCGAcaaaaaatatcataaaacaGCGGAAAAATGGTTCGCAGCGAGTTTTCAGCTCTGCATTTCTAGGCCTGCGAATGTGGCAAGAACATCAACAATGTAAACCATGGCACACACCAGCGAtcaagttttaaaaatttatggccCAAGTACAAGCCCagttaaaaaacaaagccaggCGGCGAGCAACcttcaaaagaaataaatataaaaatacaaaaagctCGTGCAGCCGTcgcataaaaatgaaaactatgTACTAATAAGCAAAAACAAGGTGGAAAAAGTGAGCAAACTAACGTAGTTTGCagaaaggaaaatggaaaatataaaagacGAAAAATTATGAAGGTTATTCAAGGAACAGGGTATGCTCTTCAATTAAGAATTGGCACATTAAGCAATTTAGATTTACAAGCTGGCATGATatgtttgtaatttttctaTCAATAAACATATATTGTTTCGATAAGCCACAGTTTTTATAGTTCATAGTTAGCATTTGTAAGCtcaattatatattatattttcaatatttcgttAACTACTATTGTAAGCAACCAAATACTTTGAGTATTTTCTTACaacaaatcattt encodes:
- the LOC6732649 gene encoding uncharacterized protein LOC6732649, which codes for MDFHLLMIALVLAPVFTPVHCQVACNARSGPVRQKRIVLSSPGTGGLAELDTCQYRVAPWSGQVCQVRVDFERLELPQPQLNANSGVLECVDFLQIQHFRLCGRNSGQHLYIPIRRGQELQLLFRLATSLGRQSTWQLTLTQLECPRDSVRAVSTRQPEVQTPTVRPIMPFLGNFLPRTIFGVQSGIGSGSGPAAQLIQTLTSPSSADLEMLAPLGCDQYYRTTTGGIVSFNFAGGVYMPNMKYSICVKGAADNEISYKITHFELSKANSEQPGPAYDTDCRSTVLTPLRVSDYVSIPDAYMVGRPELQATYYCGNGLAGQELVARPPFVLRFASDSQSSGSETGFQLTYTVRRSQDSLVSTDL